A portion of the Kribbella jejuensis genome contains these proteins:
- a CDS encoding alpha/beta fold hydrolase yields MGEYVLVPGARLGAWVWDAVAERLRSAGHAVYAVTLSGLAEGDTDRVGQQQHVDDIVSVVEGNELSDVVLVGHSYSGIPVGQAAGRIVDRLRRVVYVDSSIPADGLSFADAWAEEDRAWLEDQLTDGDGTWLPAGAEYFVDQDLSEQAINLLATRSTPHPGLTLTEPARLTRPIDELPTTYIKCLMAGDTPSPDVQQALKSPQWELTELRTGHWPMLSQPDELAKILAELS; encoded by the coding sequence ATGGGTGAGTACGTACTGGTACCAGGCGCACGACTGGGAGCCTGGGTATGGGACGCCGTCGCGGAGCGCCTGCGGAGCGCGGGACACGCGGTGTACGCCGTGACGCTGAGCGGTCTTGCGGAGGGCGATACGGATCGAGTGGGCCAGCAACAGCACGTCGACGACATCGTCTCGGTCGTCGAGGGCAACGAGTTGTCCGACGTGGTGCTGGTCGGGCACAGCTACTCCGGGATCCCGGTCGGGCAGGCCGCCGGTCGGATCGTGGATCGGCTTCGGCGGGTGGTGTACGTCGACTCGAGCATCCCGGCCGACGGGTTGTCGTTCGCGGACGCCTGGGCCGAGGAGGACCGGGCCTGGCTGGAGGACCAGCTCACCGATGGCGACGGCACGTGGCTGCCTGCCGGCGCGGAGTACTTCGTCGACCAGGATCTGTCCGAGCAAGCGATCAACCTGCTGGCAACCCGCAGTACGCCGCATCCCGGCCTGACGCTGACCGAACCGGCGCGGTTGACCAGGCCGATCGATGAGCTGCCGACGACCTACATCAAGTGCCTGATGGCAGGCGACACACCCTCCCCGGACGTGCAGCAGGCCCTGAAGTCACCGCAGTGGGAGTTGACCGAGCTACGCACCGGCCACTGGCCGATGCTCTCGCAGCCCGACGAACTGGCAAAGATCCTCGCCGAACTCAGCTGA
- the rlmN gene encoding 23S rRNA (adenine(2503)-C(2))-methyltransferase RlmN — translation MSTSLPLVFDEPRRAKKPPRHLADLSGEERRTAVEALGEPAFRAKQLSNHYFSRLVSDPAEMTDLPAATRDKLVADLMPPLLTRVRDLECDNGETRKTLWKLLDGSLVESVLMRYPGRVTMCVSSQAGCGMACPFCATGQGGLTRNMTTAEIVEQVVDGARALARGEIAGGPGRVSNIVFMGMGEPMANYKAVIGAVRRFTDPSPEGLGISARGVTVSTVGLVPRINQLATEGIPVTLALSLHAPDDELRDELVPINNRWNVDEVLDAAWGYAQQTKRRVSIEYAMIRDINDHAWRADLLAEKLRARGDWAWVHVNLIPLNPTPGSKWTASDPADEREFVRRLEAGGIPVTVRDTRGQEIDGACGQLAAASKS, via the coding sequence CGCGGTCGAAGCGCTCGGTGAGCCCGCGTTCCGGGCCAAGCAGCTGTCGAACCACTACTTCTCCCGGCTGGTCTCCGACCCGGCCGAGATGACCGACCTGCCGGCCGCGACCCGGGACAAGCTGGTCGCGGACCTGATGCCGCCGCTGCTGACCCGCGTCCGCGACCTCGAGTGCGACAACGGCGAGACCCGCAAGACGCTGTGGAAGCTGCTCGACGGATCGCTGGTCGAGTCGGTTCTGATGCGGTATCCGGGCCGCGTGACGATGTGCGTGTCCTCGCAGGCCGGCTGCGGGATGGCGTGCCCGTTCTGCGCGACCGGCCAGGGCGGCCTGACGCGGAACATGACCACCGCGGAGATCGTCGAGCAGGTCGTCGACGGTGCGCGGGCGCTCGCCCGCGGCGAGATCGCCGGCGGTCCGGGGCGGGTCTCGAACATCGTCTTCATGGGCATGGGCGAGCCGATGGCCAACTACAAGGCCGTCATCGGCGCGGTCCGCCGGTTCACCGATCCGTCGCCGGAGGGGCTGGGGATCTCGGCGCGTGGCGTGACTGTCTCCACGGTCGGCCTGGTGCCGCGGATCAACCAGCTCGCCACCGAGGGGATCCCGGTCACGCTGGCGCTGTCGCTGCACGCGCCGGACGACGAACTGCGCGACGAGCTCGTACCGATCAACAACCGCTGGAACGTCGACGAGGTGCTGGACGCCGCCTGGGGGTACGCGCAGCAGACCAAGCGCCGGGTCTCGATCGAGTACGCGATGATCCGCGACATCAACGACCACGCCTGGCGGGCCGACCTGCTGGCGGAGAAGCTCCGCGCGCGGGGCGACTGGGCGTGGGTGCACGTCAACCTGATCCCGCTGAACCCGACGCCCGGCTCGAAGTGGACCGCGTCCGACCCGGCCGACGAGCGCGAGTTCGTCCGGCGGCTCGAGGCCGGCGGGATCCCGGTGACGGTCCGCGACACCCGCGGCCAGGAGATCGACGGCGCCTGCGGCCAGCTCGCGGCCGCAAGCAAGTCCTGA